Part of the Qipengyuania sp. SS22 genome, CCAGAGCTACGATCCCAGCGTCAGCCCCGACCCCACCGATCCGCATTTCTCGCTCAGCTTCGGCGGCGAAGCCTATTTCGTCGTCGGCCTGCACCCGCATGCCTCGCGCCCGGCGCGGCGCTTTGCCTATCCGACGATGGTCTTCAACCTGCACAACCAGTTCGAGGCGTTGCGTGAGGACGGGCGGTACGAACGCATGCGCGAGGCGATCCTTGATCGCGACCGCACGCTGGCGGGCGATATCAATCCCATGCTCGCCCGCCACGGCGAAAGCAGCGAAGCGCGCCAATATAGCGGCCGGGCCGTCGACGACGACTGGACCTGCCCGTTTCGCGATCCCCGATTGGAGAAGCAATGAACCGCATAGAACCACGCAGCGGCGTGGCGTTCGAACTGCCCAAAGGCGCGCAGCTCACCGTCTGCGATCCCGAAGGCAGCCAGGTATCCGACCTGCTGGCCTATAATGCGCAGGATGTCCGCGAAGTCATCTCCAACGGGCGCACCTTCGATTACGAAGAGACGATCCGGCTGGGCCGCGGGCACCGCCTGTGGTCGAACCGGTCGAACCCGATGCTGTCGATCACGTCGGACACGGTCAAACGGCACGATTTCCTGCTGACGCCGTGTTCGGAAGACACCTTCAAGCACTTCTATCCCGACAAGCCGCTCCATCGCGGCTGCTTCGGCAATCTGGTCGAGGCGCTGGAGCCGTATGGCATCGGGCCGGACGATATTCCGACCGCGTTCAACCTGTTCATGAATGTCCCCGTCGATGGCGACAGCGGTGTCCTGACGGTCAAGCCGCCGCTGAGCGAGCCGGGCGATACGATCGTAATGCGGGCCGAGATGGATTTGATCATCGGCCTGACCGCCTGTTCGGCCTACGATTCCAACGGCGGGTCGTTCAGGCCGATCGACTATCAGGTGAGCACGAGTGGCTGAGGCGCTGAACCTCTGGTCCGGCTGGGCCAGAATGCTCGAAATCGCCGGCAATGCCTTTCTCTTCTATGTCCTGATCATCATCATGGTTCGCGTGGTCGGCAAACGCACGACCAGCGAACTCAACAATTTCGACTGGATCATCAATGTCGCGGTCGGCAGCTTGGCGGCCAGCGGTATCCTGCTGCGCAATGTCGCCACGCTCGATGCGGTCACCGCGATCATCGTGCTGGCCGCCTGCCAGTATCTGACCACAAAAATGGTCCAGAAGAGCGGGACCGCCGCCGATGTGGTCAAGGCGGAGCCGACCCTGTTGACGCATAAGGGCGACTATCTGCGTGACGCGATGGAACGTACGCGGATTTCGGAGGAAGAGATCAAGACCGCGCTGCGGCAAAGCGGTATCACGGCCAATGCCGATGCCAATTGGGTAGTGCTGGAAACCAATGGCGAGCTGTCGGTGATCCCGCGCCAGGACGTTCGCTGGGGCGAGGCCGACGCGCTGTCGGGTGTTCACTGCCCGGACGATCTCGAAGACTAGTCCCAGTCTTCCTTCACCTTCAGCGGCCCGTCGCCATAGAGGTAGTCGGGGTCGAACTGCGCATAGCGCTTCAGCGCGGCCCAATCATTGGTGTACAGGTCGCCGCGCCGGATTTCGGCGATACCCAGCTCGCGTAACTTGCCCACCGCGCGGTTGGCGTGGATCGCGCTCACCCCGCACATATCGGCCATGTCGAACTGGGTGAAAGGCGTCCGCAGCGCGCGCGTTACGCCGCGCCCGACCAGCTCCAGCCGCGTGTGTAATTCGGCATAGAGATGCGCGATCCGCTGCGGCGCATCGAGCTGTTCGAGCGTCTGGATCCACTTGCGGTGTATCGCCGCGTCGAGCAGCGTGGCGAACCACATCGCGCGCGCCACGCCCGGCCGGTCGCGCATCACCTTGCGCAGCGTCTCGTGGCTGACCGAACCGACTTTTACCTTGCCCGCCGCGTCGATATTGTGATCGAGCCGCTTGAGCGCGAAGGCATGCAGATCGACGAAATCGCCCGGGACATGGACGCCGGTGATATAGCGCTTCTTCTCGCTCTCGATCGTGCGGAAGATATAGCCGTCGATCAGGATCATGCTGCGGTCGGTCTTCACGCCGCGAGCGAGCAGGCGCGCGCCGTCATCGTGCTCATCGACCGCCTCCACGAGCCCTTCGATATATTGCAGATCGTCGAGACTGAGATTCTGCCGCAGGCGACCCGCGAGGAAGTTGCCGGTCAGCGGGAAACTTGCCGTTCCCAAGAGTTCGGTGGTCCCGTTCATCGGGCGCCGTAAAGCAACTTGTGCAAACAGCGTCTA contains:
- a CDS encoding Crp/Fnr family transcriptional regulator → MNGTTELLGTASFPLTGNFLAGRLRQNLSLDDLQYIEGLVEAVDEHDDGARLLARGVKTDRSMILIDGYIFRTIESEKKRYITGVHVPGDFVDLHAFALKRLDHNIDAAGKVKVGSVSHETLRKVMRDRPGVARAMWFATLLDAAIHRKWIQTLEQLDAPQRIAHLYAELHTRLELVGRGVTRALRTPFTQFDMADMCGVSAIHANRAVGKLRELGIAEIRRGDLYTNDWAALKRYAQFDPDYLYGDGPLKVKEDWD
- a CDS encoding DUF421 domain-containing protein — translated: MAEALNLWSGWARMLEIAGNAFLFYVLIIIMVRVVGKRTTSELNNFDWIINVAVGSLAASGILLRNVATLDAVTAIIVLAACQYLTTKMVQKSGTAADVVKAEPTLLTHKGDYLRDAMERTRISEEEIKTALRQSGITANADANWVVLETNGELSVIPRQDVRWGEADALSGVHCPDDLED
- the gntA gene encoding guanitoxin biosynthesis heme-dependent pre-guanitoxin N-hydroxylase GntA; the encoded protein is MKPGVLAVDDSVARDIEAQFRAHIADTAFPCVGAKSAQARDLLDVLVAHDMRSGWDDLRIHDRLIEWAEQYRNDPAGLRSMAVVFEQPGSLDENEYENLLWERLQSFAEKDNWLGQSYDPSVSPDPTDPHFSLSFGGEAYFVVGLHPHASRPARRFAYPTMVFNLHNQFEALREDGRYERMREAILDRDRTLAGDINPMLARHGESSEARQYSGRAVDDDWTCPFRDPRLEKQ
- a CDS encoding urea carboxylase-associated family protein, whose translation is MNRIEPRSGVAFELPKGAQLTVCDPEGSQVSDLLAYNAQDVREVISNGRTFDYEETIRLGRGHRLWSNRSNPMLSITSDTVKRHDFLLTPCSEDTFKHFYPDKPLHRGCFGNLVEALEPYGIGPDDIPTAFNLFMNVPVDGDSGVLTVKPPLSEPGDTIVMRAEMDLIIGLTACSAYDSNGGSFRPIDYQVSTSG